A genomic stretch from Thermodesulfatator atlanticus DSM 21156 includes:
- a CDS encoding DegQ family serine endoprotease: MKRVVSLLLFFVLVLNVEAWAKSSIFEEIFKVKKTELTATETTNKNTDQEAVNLALKLSKAFAQVAKKAGPAVVFVQVEKVVVQRGPVMEPFPFGSPFDFFGNDFFERFFRERFPRKYRQMGAGSGFIISPDGYILTNNHVVANADKVKVKLADGREFNAKVIGTDPASDVAVIKINAKNLPVLPLGDSDKIQVGEWVLAIGNPFGLTQTVTVGVISAKGRSGMGITDYEDFIQTDAAINPGNSGGPLVNLKGEAIGMNTAIFTRSGGYMGIGFAIPINMVKVITKQLIEKGKVVRGWLGVVIQDLNEDLAKSFGLERPEGALITEVAENSPAEKAGLKRGDIIVKYDGKPVKNVAELRTMVALTPPGTKVKIVVMRNGKPKELEVTIGTQPQGLSIITGQDEFLKKLGLEVQPLTPDLAQQLGYGVNEGVVITGVAPDSPAAMAGLRPGMLIEEVNHRRVHNLKEFAEAIAPSRRTGRVLFLVRDKEFRRYVSIRLK; the protein is encoded by the coding sequence ATGAAACGAGTGGTAAGTTTGCTGTTGTTTTTTGTGTTAGTGCTAAATGTGGAGGCATGGGCTAAGAGTTCTATCTTTGAAGAGATTTTTAAGGTTAAAAAAACAGAGCTTACTGCCACAGAGACGACTAATAAAAATACCGATCAAGAAGCGGTAAATCTTGCTCTTAAATTATCCAAGGCTTTTGCTCAGGTGGCTAAAAAGGCAGGGCCTGCGGTGGTTTTTGTACAGGTAGAAAAAGTAGTAGTGCAGCGCGGACCGGTAATGGAACCTTTTCCCTTTGGGAGCCCTTTTGACTTTTTTGGAAACGACTTTTTTGAGAGATTTTTCAGGGAGCGTTTCCCGAGAAAGTATCGTCAGATGGGAGCTGGCTCAGGTTTTATTATCAGCCCTGACGGCTACATCCTGACCAACAACCACGTGGTGGCCAACGCTGATAAAGTAAAAGTTAAACTAGCAGACGGGCGTGAGTTTAACGCCAAGGTTATAGGTACTGATCCCGCTTCAGATGTGGCAGTGATAAAAATAAACGCCAAAAACTTACCTGTTCTTCCCCTTGGAGACTCAGATAAAATCCAGGTTGGTGAATGGGTCCTTGCCATAGGGAACCCTTTTGGCTTGACCCAAACAGTAACCGTGGGGGTAATAAGCGCCAAAGGCCGTTCTGGCATGGGTATAACTGATTACGAAGACTTTATTCAAACAGATGCGGCGATTAACCCCGGAAATTCCGGTGGCCCATTGGTTAACTTAAAAGGCGAAGCCATTGGCATGAACACCGCTATTTTTACCCGCTCTGGTGGCTATATGGGGATAGGTTTTGCCATTCCTATCAATATGGTCAAGGTCATTACCAAACAGCTCATAGAAAAAGGTAAGGTGGTGCGGGGATGGCTAGGGGTTGTCATCCAAGACCTTAACGAAGACCTGGCGAAGTCTTTTGGGTTAGAAAGACCAGAGGGGGCGCTGATTACAGAAGTAGCAGAGAACTCTCCTGCTGAAAAAGCGGGTCTCAAACGGGGCGACATTATCGTCAAGTATGACGGCAAACCCGTCAAAAATGTCGCTGAGCTAAGAACTATGGTAGCCCTAACCCCTCCGGGTACCAAGGTAAAAATTGTTGTAATGCGTAATGGAAAACCCAAAGAACTTGAGGTCACGATAGGGACCCAACCTCAAGGACTAAGTATTATCACCGGTCAGGACGAGTTTTTGAAAAAGCTAGGCCTTGAAGTTCAGCCTCTTACCCCTGACCTTGCACAGCAGCTTGGTTACGGTGTAAATGAAGGGGTAGTGATAACAGGAGTTGCCCCTGATAGTCCTGCGGCGATGGCGGGCCTGCGTCCAGGAATGCTTATCGAAGAGGTCAATCACCGCCGAGTACACAACCTTAAAGAATTTGCTGAAGCTATAGCTCCTAGCAGAAGGACAGGTCGGGTACTCTTTTTGGTGAGGGATAAAGAATTCAGACGCTATGTCTCTATTCGTTTAAAATAG
- a CDS encoding ABC transporter substrate-binding protein produces MFFKTPGFAEQQGVFPDYILLGTSLPLSGHASYLGHEVMKGMEAYFKFVNEQGGVWGRKIVLKAYDDRYNPPLMIGNVRTLVEEDKVFALISLVGTPTTLTVLKYCELNRVPILFPITGAIELRRPVWRYVFNLRPSYWDECRVAVDYFIKKGKKRFAVFYQQDAYGFNGLEGTEKSLWAHGLEPIAKAHYFRGQKDIKEALYKIGKASPDVIVLVGTAEVCTSFIKNYVTLYGKTPTFYAVSFSGLEDVAQLIKDLDVKVYMTSVLPPLTENLPAIKEYVRIMKKYFPKEKVSSLSFEGFLNAKLFVEIIRKIGLSIDREKLIDTLENLKNFDIGLLEPINFSSHDHQGLKKVYFYRIKNGKIYYLFSAN; encoded by the coding sequence TTGTTTTTTAAAACACCTGGCTTTGCAGAGCAGCAAGGAGTCTTTCCCGACTACATCTTGCTTGGAACATCACTTCCCCTTTCCGGTCATGCTTCTTATTTAGGCCACGAGGTTATGAAAGGAATGGAGGCCTATTTCAAATTTGTAAACGAGCAGGGAGGGGTTTGGGGGCGAAAAATCGTATTAAAAGCCTATGATGATCGCTATAATCCCCCGTTGATGATAGGCAACGTGCGCACCCTTGTAGAAGAAGATAAGGTTTTTGCGCTGATTAGCCTGGTGGGGACTCCTACCACCTTAACAGTTTTGAAATACTGTGAACTTAACCGCGTTCCTATCCTTTTCCCGATAACTGGTGCCATAGAATTACGCAGGCCTGTGTGGCGTTACGTGTTCAACCTTCGCCCAAGCTATTGGGATGAGTGTAGGGTAGCTGTTGATTATTTTATCAAAAAAGGGAAAAAGCGCTTTGCGGTTTTTTATCAGCAAGATGCTTACGGTTTTAACGGGCTTGAAGGTACTGAAAAAAGCTTGTGGGCCCATGGTTTAGAACCAATTGCCAAAGCACACTATTTTAGAGGGCAAAAGGATATTAAAGAAGCACTTTATAAGATAGGTAAGGCTTCGCCAGATGTAATAGTTTTGGTGGGTACTGCTGAAGTTTGCACTTCGTTTATTAAAAATTATGTTACTTTGTATGGTAAAACTCCAACTTTTTATGCAGTTTCCTTTTCAGGCTTAGAAGATGTGGCGCAATTAATTAAAGATTTAGATGTAAAAGTTTATATGACTTCTGTATTACCTCCTTTAACTGAGAATCTACCTGCTATAAAAGAATATGTCAGGATAATGAAAAAATATTTTCCAAAAGAGAAGGTTTCCTCTCTTTCTTTTGAGGGTTTTTTGAATGCTAAACTTTTTGTGGAAATTATTCGGAAGATTGGCTTAAGCATTGACAGAGAAAAACTTATAGATACTTTAGAAAATCTTAAAAATTTTGATATTGGTCTTCTGGAACCTATTAATTTTAGTAGTCATGACCATCAAGGACTTAAGAAAGTTTATTTCTATCGGATAAAAAATGGCAAAATTTATTACCTTTTTTCAGCGAATTAA
- a CDS encoding ribonuclease H-like domain-containing protein, translating to MLYRTFVHLPGLGERREFELWQNGVCTWWDFLAQKSLPGVSKGRLSFWQRKLEKTLAIKDDLSSLAALLRKKHHWRLFKHFKHRAIFLDIETDGLKRGFNQVTVIGIYDGQEFRAFLAGENLDEGLEILASAELVVTFGGSFFDYPFLRSHYPWLPLPKVHLDLCPLFKRLGLKGGLKAIERQLGIRRPDEVDGLDGLEAVRLWRRFRRRGDTRALEALINYNREDVMNLVLLAEILYEGLSFLTLTREIPALTVSSETLKRRSHYGAGSQRF from the coding sequence ATGCTTTACCGGACTTTTGTACATTTGCCGGGTCTTGGAGAAAGACGAGAATTTGAGCTCTGGCAAAATGGTGTTTGCACCTGGTGGGATTTTTTAGCACAGAAGAGCCTTCCCGGAGTATCAAAGGGAAGGCTCTCTTTTTGGCAGCGTAAATTAGAAAAAACACTGGCTATAAAAGACGATCTTTCTTCCCTTGCGGCGCTTCTGCGTAAGAAGCATCACTGGCGGCTTTTTAAACATTTCAAACACAGGGCCATTTTTCTGGATATAGAAACCGACGGCCTAAAAAGGGGTTTTAACCAGGTTACCGTGATAGGGATTTACGATGGCCAAGAGTTTCGGGCCTTTCTTGCAGGCGAAAATTTAGACGAAGGTCTTGAAATTCTTGCCTCAGCAGAGCTTGTGGTTACTTTTGGAGGGTCTTTTTTTGATTATCCCTTTTTACGGAGCCATTATCCCTGGCTCCCTCTTCCCAAAGTTCATCTAGATTTGTGTCCGCTTTTTAAACGGCTTGGTTTAAAAGGTGGTTTAAAGGCTATCGAAAGACAGCTAGGAATTCGTAGGCCAGATGAAGTTGACGGGCTCGATGGCCTTGAAGCGGTAAGGCTCTGGCGACGTTTCCGTCGCAGAGGCGATACCCGTGCCCTTGAAGCCCTTATCAACTACAACCGTGAAGACGTTATGAATCTTGTTCTTTTAGCAGAGATTCTTTACGAGGGCCTTTCTTTTCTTACCTTGACACGCGAAATTCCCGCACTTACGGTCTCCTCGGAAACACTTAAGAGGAGATCACATTATGGTGCGGGGAGCCAACGATTTTAA
- a CDS encoding sigma factor-like helix-turn-helix DNA-binding protein, which translates to MKYHVTYRDISPADKKLAEAHVARLVQRFEKLTKKFDPDLVYLRIVVEGLEKKKFYFVQLTLSVPQGVLSARGEHKQMKTAFKIARERLEKELARHLAELRGEHVFKRHARYVQEMARALPELAVDKKADLKERFMDRLRPLLRDLYRIARREILFHQLTGELPPEYLDPGDVVDEAVLWAYENYDQIVSMGDLAHALHKKILEIIKREIEKLREEGHEAIPVEESVPLDDIRYKLKEMPDSPYFVEEERLRWEDVLPAGEVVEPEEALSAEELSNLIMRELSRVPEEKRQAFVWHVLDGLSFAEIAKLQGRDEESVKKDIEEVRAYIRQRWQALAAKPKDIEEETEKEMKS; encoded by the coding sequence ATGAAGTACCATGTAACATATCGCGACATAAGTCCTGCAGACAAAAAGCTAGCAGAGGCCCACGTGGCCAGGTTGGTACAGCGCTTTGAAAAACTGACCAAAAAGTTTGATCCTGACCTGGTGTATTTGCGCATTGTAGTAGAAGGCCTTGAGAAGAAAAAGTTTTATTTTGTACAACTTACACTTTCTGTGCCTCAGGGGGTGTTATCTGCTCGTGGAGAGCACAAACAGATGAAAACAGCATTCAAAATAGCCCGTGAGCGTCTTGAAAAAGAGCTTGCGCGGCATCTTGCTGAGCTTCGTGGGGAACATGTTTTTAAGCGTCATGCTCGCTATGTCCAGGAAATGGCTCGGGCTTTGCCTGAGCTTGCGGTGGATAAAAAGGCCGATTTGAAAGAGCGCTTTATGGACCGTTTGCGTCCGTTACTCCGCGATTTATACCGTATTGCAAGGCGTGAGATCCTCTTTCATCAGCTAACCGGCGAACTTCCGCCAGAATATCTTGATCCGGGAGATGTAGTGGATGAAGCGGTTCTTTGGGCTTATGAAAACTATGACCAGATAGTCAGCATGGGGGATTTGGCCCATGCTTTGCATAAGAAAATCCTCGAAATTATAAAACGCGAGATTGAAAAACTAAGAGAAGAAGGGCATGAAGCAATTCCTGTGGAAGAAAGTGTGCCACTTGATGACATTCGCTACAAACTGAAAGAGATGCCAGATAGCCCGTATTTTGTAGAAGAAGAAAGGCTTCGCTGGGAAGATGTGCTTCCTGCGGGAGAAGTTGTCGAGCCCGAAGAAGCTCTTTCGGCAGAGGAGCTTTCAAACCTTATTATGCGCGAGCTTTCACGGGTGCCTGAGGAAAAACGCCAGGCCTTTGTCTGGCATGTGCTTGATGGCTTAAGCTTTGCTGAGATAGCAAAATTGCAAGGCCGTGATGAAGAAAGCGTTAAAAAAGATATCGAAGAAGTGCGAGCCTATATTCGCCAGCGCTGGCAGGCTTTAGCTGCTAAACCCAAAGATATCGAAGAAGAAACCGAAAAAGAAATGAAAAGCTAG
- a CDS encoding DNA integrity scanning protein DisA nucleotide-binding domain protein, which produces MVRGANDFKRCLTEKLLDYAAELSKCIPIRAVMVYADVFKNRNLLDTFIEKLGETQLVLVSREELDERLPEKVTVIRVPHIKLTRLGQMKIAILVGISRDLFLPDDIVLCLSGIAESGFLDALFILDIGDEFEFFDVHQLEHLPEVVRPEVFLRVLEIAVDLAVEGREGKPVGTLFIVGDTERVLEYCEQLVLNPFKGYSEEERNILDPSLEETVKEFASLDGAFIIRGDGVIETAGAFIKAGGVRVEIPPGLGARHRSAAAITAITDAIAITVSESTGTVMVFYGGKIIMEIERPMIIGSLERGETRFGGIPTKEGII; this is translated from the coding sequence ATGGTGCGGGGAGCCAACGATTTTAAAAGGTGCCTGACAGAAAAGCTTCTGGACTATGCCGCTGAACTTTCTAAATGCATCCCCATAAGGGCGGTGATGGTTTATGCCGATGTCTTCAAAAACCGTAACTTACTTGACACCTTTATCGAAAAATTAGGCGAAACCCAGCTGGTTTTGGTAAGCAGGGAAGAATTAGACGAAAGGCTCCCCGAAAAAGTTACGGTTATCAGGGTTCCCCATATAAAGCTTACCCGTCTCGGGCAGATGAAAATAGCCATCCTGGTCGGGATCTCAAGGGACCTTTTTCTCCCTGACGATATTGTCCTTTGTCTTTCAGGAATAGCAGAAAGTGGTTTTCTTGACGCCCTTTTTATCCTTGATATTGGCGATGAGTTTGAATTTTTTGATGTTCATCAGCTAGAGCATCTCCCTGAAGTGGTTCGTCCTGAAGTTTTTTTGAGAGTCCTTGAAATAGCCGTTGACCTTGCAGTGGAAGGACGTGAGGGTAAACCCGTTGGCACGCTTTTTATTGTGGGAGATACCGAGAGAGTGCTTGAGTACTGTGAGCAACTCGTTTTGAATCCCTTTAAGGGTTACTCTGAAGAAGAAAGAAACATTTTAGACCCAAGTTTGGAAGAAACCGTAAAAGAGTTTGCAAGCCTTGATGGGGCTTTTATTATCAGGGGAGACGGGGTTATTGAAACCGCAGGAGCCTTTATAAAGGCTGGAGGAGTGAGGGTGGAGATTCCTCCAGGCCTTGGAGCACGTCACCGTTCAGCTGCTGCTATCACGGCCATCACCGATGCCATTGCTATTACCGTTAGCGAGTCCACAGGGACGGTTATGGTCTTTTATGGTGGCAAAATCATCATGGAAATCGAACGTCCCATGATTATAGGTTCATTAGAGAGGGGCGAAACGAGATTTGGAGGAATACCTACCAAAGAAGGCATAATCTAA